A stretch of the Apteryx mantelli isolate bAptMan1 chromosome 3, bAptMan1.hap1, whole genome shotgun sequence genome encodes the following:
- the TMEM17 gene encoding transmembrane protein 17: MSLPEPLRRRLGSFSRTVFTDTNRIGPQSPGNSADNEIISSLPLQMSLYFNVYFFPLWWLSTVVMLQLKYPVLSDYYKFIVVTVIILASLIEVIRLYLGYMGNLQEKVPELAGFWLLSLLLQLPIILFLLFNEGLKIQPLERAVNIIFALFLTFQVIAAFLALKKMVNQLAAHFRLNEFDQLEEHPVPNFYGPGREEGAFSVPARGPY, from the exons ATGTCGCTGCCTGAGCCTCTGAGGAGGCGGCTCGGCTCCTTTAGCCGCACTGTCTTTACCGACACCAACCGCATTGGCCCGCAGTCCCCGGGCAACAGCGCAG ATAATGAAATCATTTCCAGTTTACCACTGCAGATGTCCCTCTATTTCAACGTTTATTTTTTCCCACTTTGGTGGCTCAGCACTGTTGTCATGCTACAGCTGAAG tATCCAGTCTTGTCAGATTACTACAAGTTCATCGTGGTCACAGTCATCATCCTAGCATCTCTAATAGAGGTCATCCGGCTCTACCTGGGATACATGGGCAATCTCCAGGAGAAG GTCCCTGAGCTGGCTGGGTTTTGGCTTCTGAGTCTTCTACTGCAGTTGCCTATAATTCTCTTCTTGCTGTTCAATGAAGGCCTTAAAATCCAGCCGCTGGAACGAGCAGTCAATATTATTTTTGCTCTATTCCTCACCTTCCAAGTCATTGCAGCCTTTCTCGCCCTGAAAAAAATGGTAAACCAACTGGCAGCTCACTTCCGCCTCAATGAGTTTGACCAGCTGGAGGAACACCCTGTACCCAATTTTTACGGCCCGGGAAGAGAAGAAGGTGCATTCTCCGTGCCAGCTAGGGGCCCATATTGA